The following are encoded in a window of Catharus ustulatus isolate bCatUst1 chromosome 12, bCatUst1.pri.v2, whole genome shotgun sequence genomic DNA:
- the MCEE gene encoding methylmalonyl-CoA epimerase, mitochondrial isoform X1 codes for MAAVLRRGAAGIWLLSRLQTLAPTVQTLSSSKSFSQNIPNCLWKLGRLNHVAIAVPDLEKAQSLYKDVLGAQVSETVALPEHGVYTVFVELGNTKLELLHPLGEKSPIASFLQKNKTGGMHHICIEVDDIKAAMTELKKKKIRILSEEPKIGAHGKPVIFLHPKDCHGVLVELEQA; via the exons ATGGCGGCGGTGCTGCGGCGCGGAGCGGCCG GCATAT ggcttCTTAGCAGATTGCAGACTTTAGCTCCCACAGTACAAACTCTATCATCATCTAAGTCCTTTTCACAAAACATTCCAAACTGTTTGTGGAAACTGGGCCGACTTAATCACGTGGCAATTGCAGTGCCTGATTTGGAGAAAGCTCAGTCCTTGTATAAAGATGTGTTAGGAGCCCAGGTGAGTGAGACTGTTGCTCTTCCTGAACACGGTGTCTACACTGTTTTTGTGGAGCTGGGAAATACCAAGCTGGAACTTCTACATCCTTTAGGAGAGAAAAGTCCCATTGCAAGCTTCCTGCAAAAAAACAAGACTGGAGGAATGCATCATATCTGCATTGAG GTTGATGACATAAAAGCAGCTATGacagaactgaagaaaaaaaagatacgAATATTGAGTGAAGAGCCAAAAATAGGTGCACATGGCAAACCTGTGATTTTTCTTCACCCTAAAGATTGCCATGGAGTCCTTGTGGAACTTGAGCAAGCTTGA
- the MCEE gene encoding methylmalonyl-CoA epimerase, mitochondrial isoform X2, which translates to MAAVLRRGAAGLLSRLQTLAPTVQTLSSSKSFSQNIPNCLWKLGRLNHVAIAVPDLEKAQSLYKDVLGAQVSETVALPEHGVYTVFVELGNTKLELLHPLGEKSPIASFLQKNKTGGMHHICIEVDDIKAAMTELKKKKIRILSEEPKIGAHGKPVIFLHPKDCHGVLVELEQA; encoded by the exons ATGGCGGCGGTGCTGCGGCGCGGAGCGGCCG ggcttCTTAGCAGATTGCAGACTTTAGCTCCCACAGTACAAACTCTATCATCATCTAAGTCCTTTTCACAAAACATTCCAAACTGTTTGTGGAAACTGGGCCGACTTAATCACGTGGCAATTGCAGTGCCTGATTTGGAGAAAGCTCAGTCCTTGTATAAAGATGTGTTAGGAGCCCAGGTGAGTGAGACTGTTGCTCTTCCTGAACACGGTGTCTACACTGTTTTTGTGGAGCTGGGAAATACCAAGCTGGAACTTCTACATCCTTTAGGAGAGAAAAGTCCCATTGCAAGCTTCCTGCAAAAAAACAAGACTGGAGGAATGCATCATATCTGCATTGAG GTTGATGACATAAAAGCAGCTATGacagaactgaagaaaaaaaagatacgAATATTGAGTGAAGAGCCAAAAATAGGTGCACATGGCAAACCTGTGATTTTTCTTCACCCTAAAGATTGCCATGGAGTCCTTGTGGAACTTGAGCAAGCTTGA